A region of Labeo rohita strain BAU-BD-2019 chromosome 2, IGBB_LRoh.1.0, whole genome shotgun sequence DNA encodes the following proteins:
- the ccnl1b gene encoding cyclin-L1 isoform X2 gives MSLGVLSPHMNTPPNSQGILIGDKVYSEVFLAIDSSIIPEERLSTTPSMLDGLDHETETDLRILGCELIQSAGILLRLPQVAMATGQVLFQRFFYSKSFIKHSFEIVAMACVNLASKIEESPRRVRDVINVFHHLKQGKSKKSIPLVLDQNYINTKNQVIKAERRVLKELGFCVHVKHPHKIIVMYLQVLECEKNQMLVQTAWNYMNDTLRTNVFVRFEPETIACACIYLAARVLQIPLPSKPHWYLVFGASKEDIKEICISTMKLYSREKPNSEQLEKQVEKRKVALEEARLKAKGQNPSGTPALAAIGGFSPASKPSSPRDVKMEEKSPNSKLVKESENRQLFPKSPLNGMKKEDSKVFQNGKNHSRSRSRSRSPSRSPHRHRRSHSGTYSSQSSHSPSPRQHKGRRASPITQLRTERDRPSESSRHSNNKRRRSRSRSRSNSRERARDRDYPKHKGDRSHHWDHRERERDRDRSHDHGRSKHQSRSHSGHSHSRHRR, from the exons ATGTCTCTGGGTGTTTTATCTCCTCATATGAACACTCCACCAAACAGCCAAGGCATACTTATCGGTGATAAAGTGTATTCGGAGGTGTTTCTGGCCATCGATAGCTCGATAATACCCGAGGAGAGACTCTCCACGACCCCGTCCATGCTGGATGGCCTCGACCATGAGACTGAGACGGACCTACGGATTCTGGGCTGCGAACTCATCCAGTCCGCGGGGATTCTTCTCCGTTTGCCACAG GTGGCGATGGCGACTGGACAAGTTCTTTTTCAACGGTTCTTCTACTCAAAGTCCTTCATCAAGCATAGCTTTGAG ATTGTTGCCATGGCCTGCGTCAACTTGGCATCAAAGATAGAGGAATCGCCAAGAAGAGTGAGGGATGTGATCAACGTTTTCCATCACTTGAAACaaggaaaaagcaaaaa GAGCATCCCTCTCGTTCTTGATCAAAACTACATTAACACCAAGAACCAAGTGATCAAGGCAGAACGCCGTGTCCTTAAGGAGCTGGGCTTCTGTGTTCACGTAAAACATCCACACAAG ATTATAGTCATGTACCTACAAGTTCTTGAATGCGAGAAGAATCAGATGCTGGTTCAAACAGCATg GAATTACATGAATGATACCCTCAGAACCAATGTGTTTGTGCGATTTGAACCCGAGACCATTGCGTGTGCCTGCATTTACCTCGCTGCTCGAGTGCTACAG ATTCCCCTTCCTTCCAAGCCACACTGGTATCTTGTTTTTGGTGCTTCTAAGGAGGACATCAAAGAAATATGCATTAGCACAATGAAGCTTTACTCTAGAGAAAAG CCTAACAGTGAACAGCTTGAAAAACAGGTGGAAAAGAGGAAGGTGGCCCTGGAGGAGGCAAGATTAAAAGCCAAAGGACAGAATCCCAGTGGCACGCCAGCACTCGCTGCCATTGGTGGATTTTCCCCAGCATCAAAACCCT cttCTCCACGAGACGTGAAGATGGAAGAAAAATCGCCAAACTCTAAACTAGTAAAGGAGTCTGAGAACAGACAGTTGTTTCCCAAGAGTCCTTTAAAtgg CATGAAAAAAGAGGACAGCAAAGTGTTTCAGAATGGCAAGAACCACAGCCGGTCTCGCTCACGATCTCGCTCGCCATCTCGTTCTCCACACAGACA TCGGAGGAGCCACTCAGGAACATACAGCTCTCAGAGCAGCCACAGCCCATCGCCACGGCAACACAAAGGTCGCAGAGCTTCGCCAATTACACAGCTCAGGACGGAGCGAGACAGACCGAGCGAGTCTAGTCGACATAGCAACAACAAAAGGAGGAGATCACGGAGCCGATCTCGCAGCAACTCCCGCGAACGAGCCCGTGACCGCGACTACCCGAAACACAAGGGCGATCGCAGCCACCACTGGGATCATCGTGAACGTGAACGTGACCGTGACAGATCACATGATCATGGACGAAGCAAACACCAGAGCCGGTCACATTCTGGACACAGCCACAGCAGACACAGAAGATGA
- the ccnl1b gene encoding cyclin-L1 isoform X4 — MSLGVLSPHMNTPPNSQGILIGDKVYSEVFLAIDSSIIPEERLSTTPSMLDGLDHETETDLRILGCELIQSAGILLRLPQVAMATGQVLFQRFFYSKSFIKHSFEIVAMACVNLASKIEESPRRVRDVINVFHHLKQGKSKKSIPLVLDQNYINTKNQVIKAERRVLKELGFCVHVKHPHKIIVMYLQVLECEKNQMLVQTA; from the exons ATGTCTCTGGGTGTTTTATCTCCTCATATGAACACTCCACCAAACAGCCAAGGCATACTTATCGGTGATAAAGTGTATTCGGAGGTGTTTCTGGCCATCGATAGCTCGATAATACCCGAGGAGAGACTCTCCACGACCCCGTCCATGCTGGATGGCCTCGACCATGAGACTGAGACGGACCTACGGATTCTGGGCTGCGAACTCATCCAGTCCGCGGGGATTCTTCTCCGTTTGCCACAG GTGGCGATGGCGACTGGACAAGTTCTTTTTCAACGGTTCTTCTACTCAAAGTCCTTCATCAAGCATAGCTTTGAG ATTGTTGCCATGGCCTGCGTCAACTTGGCATCAAAGATAGAGGAATCGCCAAGAAGAGTGAGGGATGTGATCAACGTTTTCCATCACTTGAAACaaggaaaaagcaaaaa GAGCATCCCTCTCGTTCTTGATCAAAACTACATTAACACCAAGAACCAAGTGATCAAGGCAGAACGCCGTGTCCTTAAGGAGCTGGGCTTCTGTGTTCACGTAAAACATCCACACAAG ATTATAGTCATGTACCTACAAGTTCTTGAATGCGAGAAGAATCAGATGCTGGTTCAAACAGCATg A
- the ccnl1b gene encoding cyclin-L1 isoform X1 has translation MSLGVLSPHMNTPPNSQGILIGDKVYSEVFLAIDSSIIPEERLSTTPSMLDGLDHETETDLRILGCELIQSAGILLRLPQVAMATGQVLFQRFFYSKSFIKHSFEIVAMACVNLASKIEESPRRVRDVINVFHHLKQGKSKKSIPLVLDQNYINTKNQVIKAERRVLKELGFCVHVKHPHKIIVMYLQVLECEKNQMLVQTAWNYMNDTLRTNVFVRFEPETIACACIYLAARVLQIPLPSKPHWYLVFGASKEDIKEICISTMKLYSREKPNSEQLEKQVEKRKVALEEARLKAKGQNPSGTPALAAIGGFSPASKPSSPRDVKMEEKSPNSKLVKESENRQLFPKSPLNGSMKKEDSKVFQNGKNHSRSRSRSRSPSRSPHRHRRSHSGTYSSQSSHSPSPRQHKGRRASPITQLRTERDRPSESSRHSNNKRRRSRSRSRSNSRERARDRDYPKHKGDRSHHWDHRERERDRDRSHDHGRSKHQSRSHSGHSHSRHRR, from the exons ATGTCTCTGGGTGTTTTATCTCCTCATATGAACACTCCACCAAACAGCCAAGGCATACTTATCGGTGATAAAGTGTATTCGGAGGTGTTTCTGGCCATCGATAGCTCGATAATACCCGAGGAGAGACTCTCCACGACCCCGTCCATGCTGGATGGCCTCGACCATGAGACTGAGACGGACCTACGGATTCTGGGCTGCGAACTCATCCAGTCCGCGGGGATTCTTCTCCGTTTGCCACAG GTGGCGATGGCGACTGGACAAGTTCTTTTTCAACGGTTCTTCTACTCAAAGTCCTTCATCAAGCATAGCTTTGAG ATTGTTGCCATGGCCTGCGTCAACTTGGCATCAAAGATAGAGGAATCGCCAAGAAGAGTGAGGGATGTGATCAACGTTTTCCATCACTTGAAACaaggaaaaagcaaaaa GAGCATCCCTCTCGTTCTTGATCAAAACTACATTAACACCAAGAACCAAGTGATCAAGGCAGAACGCCGTGTCCTTAAGGAGCTGGGCTTCTGTGTTCACGTAAAACATCCACACAAG ATTATAGTCATGTACCTACAAGTTCTTGAATGCGAGAAGAATCAGATGCTGGTTCAAACAGCATg GAATTACATGAATGATACCCTCAGAACCAATGTGTTTGTGCGATTTGAACCCGAGACCATTGCGTGTGCCTGCATTTACCTCGCTGCTCGAGTGCTACAG ATTCCCCTTCCTTCCAAGCCACACTGGTATCTTGTTTTTGGTGCTTCTAAGGAGGACATCAAAGAAATATGCATTAGCACAATGAAGCTTTACTCTAGAGAAAAG CCTAACAGTGAACAGCTTGAAAAACAGGTGGAAAAGAGGAAGGTGGCCCTGGAGGAGGCAAGATTAAAAGCCAAAGGACAGAATCCCAGTGGCACGCCAGCACTCGCTGCCATTGGTGGATTTTCCCCAGCATCAAAACCCT cttCTCCACGAGACGTGAAGATGGAAGAAAAATCGCCAAACTCTAAACTAGTAAAGGAGTCTGAGAACAGACAGTTGTTTCCCAAGAGTCCTTTAAAtgg CAGCATGAAAAAAGAGGACAGCAAAGTGTTTCAGAATGGCAAGAACCACAGCCGGTCTCGCTCACGATCTCGCTCGCCATCTCGTTCTCCACACAGACA TCGGAGGAGCCACTCAGGAACATACAGCTCTCAGAGCAGCCACAGCCCATCGCCACGGCAACACAAAGGTCGCAGAGCTTCGCCAATTACACAGCTCAGGACGGAGCGAGACAGACCGAGCGAGTCTAGTCGACATAGCAACAACAAAAGGAGGAGATCACGGAGCCGATCTCGCAGCAACTCCCGCGAACGAGCCCGTGACCGCGACTACCCGAAACACAAGGGCGATCGCAGCCACCACTGGGATCATCGTGAACGTGAACGTGACCGTGACAGATCACATGATCATGGACGAAGCAAACACCAGAGCCGGTCACATTCTGGACACAGCCACAGCAGACACAGAAGATGA
- the ccnl1b gene encoding cyclin-L1 isoform X3 — protein sequence MSLGVLSPHMNTPPNSQGILIGDKVYSEVFLAIDSSIIPEERLSTTPSMLDGLDHETETDLRILGCELIQSAGILLRLPQVAMATGQVLFQRFFYSKSFIKHSFEIVAMACVNLASKIEESPRRVRDVINVFHHLKQGKSKKSIPLVLDQNYINTKNQVIKAERRVLKELGFCVHVKHPHKIIVMYLQVLECEKNQMLVQTAWVAHGGKCHRKHPNSSGTRPRNPSHLIGWPFRDCQPIL from the exons ATGTCTCTGGGTGTTTTATCTCCTCATATGAACACTCCACCAAACAGCCAAGGCATACTTATCGGTGATAAAGTGTATTCGGAGGTGTTTCTGGCCATCGATAGCTCGATAATACCCGAGGAGAGACTCTCCACGACCCCGTCCATGCTGGATGGCCTCGACCATGAGACTGAGACGGACCTACGGATTCTGGGCTGCGAACTCATCCAGTCCGCGGGGATTCTTCTCCGTTTGCCACAG GTGGCGATGGCGACTGGACAAGTTCTTTTTCAACGGTTCTTCTACTCAAAGTCCTTCATCAAGCATAGCTTTGAG ATTGTTGCCATGGCCTGCGTCAACTTGGCATCAAAGATAGAGGAATCGCCAAGAAGAGTGAGGGATGTGATCAACGTTTTCCATCACTTGAAACaaggaaaaagcaaaaa GAGCATCCCTCTCGTTCTTGATCAAAACTACATTAACACCAAGAACCAAGTGATCAAGGCAGAACGCCGTGTCCTTAAGGAGCTGGGCTTCTGTGTTCACGTAAAACATCCACACAAG ATTATAGTCATGTACCTACAAGTTCTTGAATGCGAGAAGAATCAGATGCTGGTTCAAACAGCATg GGTAGCCCATGGTGGTAAGTGTCACAGAAAACACCCGAACTCCTCAGGCACAAGACCCAGGAACCCCTCCCACCTCATTGGCTGGCCTTTTCGAGACTGCCAGCCAATCCTGTGA